A window of Glycine soja cultivar W05 chromosome 2, ASM419377v2, whole genome shotgun sequence genomic DNA:
TTATGAATTGTGGATGTACTGGGCTATTTTAGTTTGTCCTTCCATTAGTACGCGTTTCTGAACTGCCTATTTTCATAATGACACTGAAATTTCCATTATAATGCTGTTTAGAATATTAAGATATTGTTCTCTAGCAAACTTGGTATTGCTAATTGTTTTAGCATGTGAAGGTGTGAcacctttatttgtttttattctaaAGCCTCGGAATCATTTATTCCGATCGATTTTAACGTGTTTTTGTTGTGAGGATTGTCAACTTCATTATGTTTGGGTGCAtggggttatggagaatttgatataaaaagtaTGATTTCTAATTTGCAAATGTTTTCTCTTCGTTTGATAATTTAAGTGGCTGGAATGCAAGTAGTGAAGAAACGGTATTTACAGTGACTTTGGGGTTTTCATAGATGGCTCACTATGCTGTCAAGGCTTTCGGTGGACCAAAGTGGAGCGTGAAAGAACAAGGCACAATAAGCATGGGTAGTATCATCAAAATAGGGACCGAATTAAGCAtgagtaataaataataatacaaataatcgCTCCCTTAGCAAGGCACAATAAGCACCGAACATAAAAAGAGCAATTTTTGATAGTAGGTCAAACAAGCATATATGAACAACTTGACACGTGAAAAGGGTTAGGTTGCACGAATCAATGATGCTCCTGATTCCATACACATTTTGACAATAATCCTTACCAATGCCAACGTCAGAAATAAACACCCCCTGTAAAACAATAAACAGTTacgagataaaattataatgagATGCTATACTGATacaatagtttaaaatttaaaaatattgatacagtaaacatatataaaataagattaaaaaataaagagaaagacAAATATAAGACGAAAAATAtgataaagaaataaaacagaaaaaaagtgttatataatttcaattataattttattcctCGCCAGATCCCTCCGCACTCAACTTGGCTTGGAGCATTAAACAATTCCTTGCAAGTTGcaagaaaaaaccaaaagaagTAGAATTGGCATCACACTGAAGTCATATATGTTCggttagttaaaaaattatcagaaAGTTGATCAGTTAGTTAATGACTAATGAGTAAAGTATTTAGTGGTGTAGAACTTGTTCCTTCAAGAGAATTGTACCAAGGGTTTGAAGGTACCCTCAATAAAATGTAAACATACTTGCAGAACAgattaaataaacattttgtATAAGTTGAGAAACCATTAGTGGGGATCAAATTAGAAGGTAATCCATAAAATACTAGATACGTTTATACTATGAACAACACTTCCGTTGACACTTTCTATATTGTTTATCGAGTTTGACTGACTAAAGGTTTAGTTACCgtgttattttttatcatgGTAATTTGATCAAAACTAATTTCCGTAGAAGTTTATTGTCCTTCGTCATgtttaaaatctttttatttcCTATTGCCTTAAAGAGTGTTTCGGGATTATACACATAAACTTGGTCATACCCAATGTGTCAGTTTTGCTTacgttgaaataattttaaaatgaagaaGATGAATTATTATGCTCTGCTTTCTAAGTTtgaataaagtttgtttttaatttttttcacaaaagtcTTAATCATATGGTTATTTATGGGTAGGCGCCAAACAGttcagaatatttaaaattgtttattattttttaaaatttaatatttttataagttaaaattttattaaaattcatcTTAATTTAGCATCAAACTAATACCGTACAACATGATGTATCATATACCCAAATTTATAAgctaatataaaagaaaaaaaaagaaaaataaatacataaaaaataataataaaaataatattttttatttttaataataataataaacaacgGATAAATGAGTCAGGTTAATAAGTTCATAAATCAAAATCAGTGATCCAATCAAAAAGTCAATTGATTTGAATGTTTAAGTTCGactcaaacaaattaaataccTAACCCAAATAGTTTTAGCCCAAATTGTTTTGATCGATTTGgattaaattgggtttgcatatGAACCCTCCCTATGATCATCCCTAGTTAATcaaagaaaatgattttttttttttaaaaaaaaggaacaagTTGAATTCCAGTACCTAAGAGTTTACAAATGACAATACACACTAAGAAAATAGAAACTTTAATAATAAAGTGTTTCAACCTTAAGTCCGACGGCATTAGAGTCCTCATATCTAAGGTATTGTCAGCTTATATACTCAATCGACACAGAAATAATTTTGTCCTTAGTAAAAACTATCTTAATAGTTGAGAGAAGAAGATATTTATAAACAACATGTAATCTCGACTCCTAAGCGATATGAGATTTTATGACTACCTGAACATAAAGCAACAATAGATgtgaaattaaattgaaataaagtgAATACCCACTTACATTTCAAACACAAACATTACGTCAAAAGATTGACGTAGTGATGTAAGGTTTTGTTACATTTACTAATAGGAAATCCATTTAGTAGAAGAACTTGCGTTCAATTTTCATTGTGTGTAAAAATTTTTTGAATAAACATCAATCTCATATCGCGAGAGGAATTAGTCTCTAATAAAGTAAGTTGAGATCTAAAGAACACCCAGAATCTAAGATCAAGAAAAACATTATACtgacttttttaaatttcttaaaatacattTATGATGTAACTTTTTAGCTTtttcaaactataaaataaGTGGAGATGTGTCACTAAACCTCAAATTCAAGAACAATCTCATAGCTCATAAAAGATAAAACAGAAATTTAATGGGAataccttaaaaaaaaactatctcaatttttatttataaattatcatcTACATAACTTTCTAAATAATAACtcattaattaaaaggttaTATGAGAATACTTATATCAACATATTAAGATGATCAATCCAGCATTTTACACCATTCCTAAAAAGTCAACACTTTTACGTCCAACTATTCTTACTTTAGAAATCTaatcaaatcaaaatgaaaaattttctttttattaaactaCATATAACATCATGACTCACGACAACGTACTATAAAGCATACCCCAACGAAACTAGTTCAAAGATCTCTCCATCTAGGGCTCGAAACCGGCACAGTCGGTGAAAGGGGAATCGGAGAACCACCCCCCAACGAATTGAAGCATCCAAAAGTGACCGGTGAAAACGGTAACTGAAACTCCGACTCCGAAGAAGAAGACGGCACGGAGTTCCGCAGAAAGCTGCGCATGTACGCGGAGACCGGCGACTCCGCGTGGACGGTGGGAAACGGCGGCAGAGGCGACGGAGGCGCGACGGCGACTTTGCCGGAGTTCGGAGGCGGAGGGCGGTGGCTAACAACCTGAGGTAGCGGCGGAGGCCGCAGGCGGTGGAGGCGAGAGGTTGCAACCGGTTTTGGTTGCGGGGTGTGACCGGGTGAGCCGGTCAGCTTTTGGACCATGTCCCTGAAATCGTTCTTGCTGATGTTGTAGACTTGTGGCTGAGACTCGGAGGGGAGAGCGTATTGTTTATTG
This region includes:
- the LOC114394902 gene encoding VQ motif-containing protein 9-like translates to MDHKHCQTPLDSSSSFPTTTSTTNRDQYLKQLNKLSHNISKPNNIKKPTFFESSQSLTHNNTFNKQYALPSESQPQVYNISKNDFRDMVQKLTGSPGHTPQPKPVATSRLHRLRPPPLPQVVSHRPPPPNSGKVAVAPPSPLPPFPTVHAESPVSAYMRSFLRNSVPSSSSESEFQLPFSPVTFGCFNSLGGGSPIPLSPTVPVSSPRWRDL